In Sphingomonas sp. SUN019, one genomic interval encodes:
- the tkt gene encoding transketolase: MTDTATLSTVHEDGSPERLAIDTIRTLSMDAVQKANSGHPGTPMALAPVGWTLWSKFLRYDPAHADWPNRDRFVLSVGHASMLLYSLLHLAGVKQKDGAEAVSLEDIRQFRQLSSKTPGHPEYRHTTGVETTTGPLGQGCGNAVGMAIAERWMAGRYNKPGFDLFDHDVYALCGDGDMMEGVSGEAASIAGHLKLSNLCWIYDSNHISIEGATDLAFDEDVGKRFEAYGWNVIHVDDANDVAALTAAFETFKATNDRPTFIVVHSVIGWGSPRAGSEKAHGEPLGAENIVKTKEAYGWPVDKDFYVPDGVQAGFEKSISDRGAPLRQAWDELREKYRTEHADLARELDALMGGTLPDGWDADIPVFEADAKGVASRDAGGKVLNAIAKRVPWLLGGSADLAPSTKTDIKGAASFEADNYGGANFHFGVREHGMGAVVNGMALSGLRAYGSTFLVFLDYMRAPVRLSALMEIGSVWVYTHDSIGVGEDGPTHQPIEHLATMRAIPGLDTIRPSDANEVAAAWRATMEDGKHPTALVLSRQALPTLDRTKYASADGLAKGGYVLASAENPQVILIATGSEVSLAVEAYEKLTADGVAARVVSMPSWYRYELQSDAYKESVLPKGVSARVAIEMAGEIGWDRYVGLSGETITMSTFGASAPIAKLQDKYGFTVENIVKVAKQVMGS; this comes from the coding sequence ATGACCGATACCGCCACCCTGTCCACGGTACACGAGGACGGCTCGCCCGAACGCCTGGCGATCGACACGATCCGCACGCTGTCGATGGACGCGGTGCAAAAGGCGAATTCGGGGCACCCCGGCACACCGATGGCGCTGGCCCCGGTCGGCTGGACGCTCTGGTCGAAGTTCCTGCGCTACGACCCCGCGCACGCCGACTGGCCCAACCGCGACCGCTTCGTGCTGTCGGTCGGCCACGCGTCGATGCTGCTCTATTCGCTCCTCCACCTCGCCGGCGTAAAGCAAAAGGACGGCGCGGAGGCGGTCAGCCTGGAGGATATCCGGCAGTTCCGCCAGCTGAGTTCCAAGACCCCCGGCCATCCCGAATATCGCCACACCACCGGCGTGGAGACGACCACCGGCCCGCTCGGGCAGGGCTGCGGCAATGCGGTCGGCATGGCGATCGCCGAACGTTGGATGGCGGGACGCTATAACAAGCCGGGCTTCGACCTGTTCGACCATGACGTCTATGCGCTGTGCGGCGACGGCGACATGATGGAGGGTGTCAGCGGCGAAGCGGCGAGCATCGCCGGGCATCTGAAGCTGTCGAACCTGTGCTGGATCTACGATAGCAACCATATCTCGATTGAGGGCGCGACCGACCTCGCGTTCGACGAGGATGTGGGAAAACGTTTCGAGGCGTACGGCTGGAACGTCATCCACGTCGACGACGCGAACGACGTGGCCGCGCTGACCGCCGCATTCGAGACGTTCAAGGCGACGAACGACCGCCCGACCTTCATCGTCGTCCATTCGGTGATCGGCTGGGGCAGCCCCCGCGCGGGCAGCGAGAAGGCGCATGGCGAGCCACTGGGCGCGGAGAATATCGTCAAGACCAAGGAAGCCTACGGCTGGCCGGTCGACAAGGATTTCTACGTGCCCGACGGCGTGCAGGCCGGGTTCGAGAAGTCGATCTCGGACCGCGGCGCGCCGCTGCGTCAGGCGTGGGACGAACTGCGTGAGAAATACCGGACCGAGCACGCCGATCTCGCCAGGGAACTCGACGCGCTGATGGGCGGAACGTTGCCCGATGGCTGGGACGCGGACATTCCGGTGTTCGAGGCCGATGCGAAGGGCGTCGCCAGCCGCGACGCGGGCGGCAAGGTGCTGAACGCAATCGCGAAGCGCGTGCCGTGGCTGCTCGGCGGTTCGGCCGATCTCGCGCCGTCGACCAAGACTGACATCAAGGGCGCGGCGTCGTTCGAGGCGGACAATTACGGCGGCGCGAACTTCCATTTCGGCGTGCGCGAACATGGCATGGGTGCGGTCGTGAACGGCATGGCGCTGTCAGGGCTGCGCGCTTACGGCTCCACGTTCCTGGTGTTCCTTGATTACATGCGCGCGCCGGTTCGGCTGTCGGCGCTGATGGAAATCGGATCGGTGTGGGTTTACACGCACGATTCGATCGGCGTCGGCGAAGACGGCCCGACGCACCAGCCGATCGAGCATCTGGCCACGATGCGCGCGATTCCGGGGCTCGACACGATCCGCCCGTCCGACGCGAACGAAGTCGCCGCCGCATGGCGCGCGACGATGGAGGACGGCAAGCATCCGACCGCTTTGGTCCTGTCGCGGCAGGCGCTGCCGACGCTGGACCGGACGAAATATGCCAGCGCCGACGGTTTGGCGAAGGGCGGCTACGTGCTGGCCAGCGCCGAAAACCCGCAAGTGATCCTGATCGCGACCGGCAGCGAAGTGTCGCTGGCGGTGGAGGCGTATGAAAAGCTGACCGCAGACGGCGTCGCTGCACGGGTGGTGTCGATGCCGAGTTGGTATCGCTACGAACTGCAATCCGACGCGTACAAGGAAAGCGTGCTGCCGAAGGGCGTCAGCGCGCGCGTCGCGATCGAGATGGCGGGGGAGATCGGCTGGGACCGTTATGTCGGGCTGTCGGGCGAGACGATCACCATGTCGACCTTCGGCGCATCGGCCCCGATCGCCAAGCTGCAGGACAAGTACGGCTTTACGGTGGAGAACATCGTGAAGGTGGCGAAGCAGGTGATGGGTTCGTAG
- the tal gene encoding transaldolase → MTTLNQLEDLGQAVWLDFVDRKFLADGGLKKLVDEDGLTGVTSNPSIFEKAMGQGTAYDDSLAAFDRAHPEAATIARYEHLAIEDIKAACDILRPVYDRLNAKDGYVSLEVSPYISDDTDETIAEASRLWGRVDKPNLMIKIPGTRAGVPAIAASIANGINVNVTLLFSIEAYKAVALAHAAGLEKRVAEGQPIDRIASVASFFVSRIDSAIDKKIDELGSDDAKAVRGKVAIANAKLAYQWYLDFIESDRWKALAAKGAMPQRLLWASTGTKDKAYPDTLYIDTLIGADTVNTMPPATMDAFRDHGVAAETLTADVDDARHVLAEAERLGLDLGGTTDRLVEEGVASFVKSFDTLLAAIAHKQPAAA, encoded by the coding sequence ATGACTACCCTCAACCAACTCGAAGACCTCGGCCAGGCCGTGTGGCTCGATTTCGTCGACCGCAAATTCCTCGCGGACGGCGGCCTCAAGAAACTTGTCGACGAAGACGGCCTCACCGGCGTGACCTCCAACCCGTCGATCTTCGAAAAGGCGATGGGGCAGGGTACCGCCTATGATGACAGCCTCGCCGCGTTCGACCGCGCGCACCCGGAAGCCGCGACGATCGCGCGATACGAACATCTCGCGATCGAGGATATCAAGGCGGCGTGCGACATCCTCCGCCCGGTGTACGACCGGCTGAACGCGAAGGATGGTTACGTCAGCCTTGAGGTGTCGCCCTATATCTCCGACGACACCGACGAGACGATCGCCGAGGCGAGCAGACTGTGGGGGCGGGTCGACAAGCCCAATCTGATGATCAAGATTCCGGGCACGCGCGCAGGCGTACCGGCGATCGCCGCGTCGATCGCGAACGGGATCAACGTCAACGTGACGCTCCTGTTCTCGATCGAAGCATATAAGGCGGTCGCGCTGGCCCATGCCGCGGGTCTGGAAAAGCGCGTTGCCGAAGGGCAGCCGATCGACCGTATCGCCAGCGTCGCCAGCTTCTTCGTCAGCCGGATCGACAGCGCGATCGACAAGAAGATCGACGAACTGGGGTCGGACGACGCGAAAGCGGTGCGCGGCAAGGTCGCCATCGCCAACGCGAAACTGGCGTATCAATGGTATCTCGACTTCATCGAAAGCGACCGCTGGAAGGCGCTGGCCGCGAAGGGCGCGATGCCGCAGCGGTTGCTGTGGGCGTCGACCGGCACGAAGGACAAGGCCTATCCCGACACGCTCTACATCGACACGCTGATCGGTGCCGACACGGTCAACACCATGCCGCCTGCAACGATGGACGCGTTCCGCGACCACGGCGTGGCGGCGGAAACGCTGACCGCGGATGTGGATGACGCGCGTCATGTTCTGGCCGAGGCGGAGCGGCTGGGGCTCGATCTGGGCGGGACCACCGATCGGTTGGTGGAGGAAGGCGTGGCGTCGTTCGTGAAGTCGTTCGACACCCTGCTGGCCGCGATCGCGCACAAGCAACCCGCGGCTGCTTGA
- a CDS encoding crotonase/enoyl-CoA hydratase family protein — translation MAYEQIRYDIADGIATITLHRPEKLNAFTGQMMAEMIDAFDQVDADDAVRCVIVTGEGRAFCAGADLSGGGKTFDYEGRGADSPVGPDGELRYGSESARDGGGRLTLRIFECLKPVIAAINGPAVGIGSTMTLAMDIRLASDTARFGFVFARRGIVPEAGSSFFLPRIVGISQALEWCYSGRVFPADEALAGGLVKEVVPGDRLKARAHEIAREIADNTAPVSVALIRQMLWRGLGMQHPMDAHKVDSRGILSRGRSGDAKEGVTSFLEKRTPVYPDKVSSGMPDYFPWWEEQRYS, via the coding sequence TTGGCTTACGAACAGATCCGCTACGACATCGCCGACGGGATCGCGACGATCACGCTGCACCGGCCCGAGAAGTTGAACGCCTTCACGGGGCAGATGATGGCGGAGATGATCGACGCGTTCGATCAGGTCGACGCCGATGACGCCGTGCGCTGTGTAATTGTGACGGGCGAGGGGCGCGCCTTCTGTGCCGGGGCGGATTTGTCGGGCGGGGGGAAAACGTTCGACTATGAAGGGCGCGGCGCGGATTCGCCGGTCGGGCCGGATGGCGAATTGCGCTATGGCAGCGAAAGCGCCCGCGATGGGGGCGGGCGGCTGACGCTGCGCATCTTCGAATGCCTGAAGCCGGTGATCGCGGCGATCAACGGTCCCGCGGTCGGGATCGGGAGCACGATGACGCTGGCGATGGACATCCGGCTGGCGAGCGACACCGCGCGCTTCGGCTTCGTGTTCGCGCGGCGCGGGATCGTACCCGAGGCGGGATCGTCGTTCTTCCTGCCGCGCATCGTCGGCATCAGCCAGGCGCTGGAATGGTGCTATTCGGGGCGCGTGTTCCCCGCCGACGAGGCGCTGGCGGGGGGCCTGGTGAAGGAGGTGGTGCCGGGCGACCGGCTGAAGGCCCGCGCGCACGAAATCGCGCGCGAGATCGCCGACAATACCGCCCCCGTCTCGGTCGCGCTGATCCGGCAGATGCTGTGGCGCGGCCTCGGGATGCAGCACCCGATGGACGCGCACAAGGTGGACAGCCGCGGCATATTATCGCGCGGGCGGTCGGGCGACGCAAAGGAGGGGGTGACCTCGTTTCTGGAGAAGCGGACGCCGGTCTATCCGGACAAGGTGTCGAGCGGAATGCCGGATTATTTTCCGTGGTGGGAAGAGCAGCGGTATAGCTGA
- a CDS encoding Cof-type HAD-IIB family hydrolase, whose product MSDVDGTLVDKQKKVTPATIAAVERLRAAGIAFTIISARPMSGMLPIAEALALDGDMAAFNGGIVFRRDGSVSRHLTITPEVARGIVALTKDAPVETWVFADDRWYATDPNGPHTASERIAANQEPVAVTDLDPLLDRADKITFVSDDERQLRQLAERVGVQFRDLATIMQSQTYYLDVTALGADKGAGLGALSDAFCVHFANIAAIGDQANDLPMLKLAGRSIAMGNAPDAVKAVAHDVTRGNDEDGVAHAIDTLILSGVS is encoded by the coding sequence GTGAGCGACGTCGACGGGACGCTCGTCGACAAGCAGAAAAAGGTGACCCCCGCGACGATCGCCGCGGTCGAACGGCTGCGCGCGGCGGGCATCGCGTTCACGATCATCAGCGCGCGGCCGATGTCGGGGATGCTGCCGATCGCCGAGGCGCTGGCGCTCGACGGCGACATGGCGGCGTTCAACGGCGGCATCGTATTCCGCCGCGACGGCAGCGTGTCCAGGCACCTGACGATCACGCCCGAGGTCGCACGCGGGATCGTCGCGCTCACCAAGGATGCGCCGGTCGAGACGTGGGTGTTCGCGGACGATCGTTGGTACGCGACCGACCCCAACGGTCCGCACACCGCGAGCGAGCGGATCGCGGCCAATCAGGAACCGGTCGCGGTGACCGACCTCGATCCGCTGCTCGATCGCGCGGACAAGATCACCTTCGTCAGCGATGACGAGAGACAACTTCGGCAGCTTGCCGAACGCGTCGGTGTGCAATTCCGCGACCTAGCGACCATCATGCAGTCGCAGACCTATTACCTCGACGTCACCGCGCTGGGTGCTGACAAAGGCGCGGGTCTCGGCGCGCTCTCGGATGCGTTCTGTGTGCACTTCGCCAACATCGCCGCGATCGGCGACCAGGCCAACGACTTGCCCATGCTGAAGCTTGCGGGCCGGTCGATCGCGATGGGCAATGCGCCCGATGCGGTGAAGGCGGTCGCGCACGACGTGACCCGCGGCAATGACGAAGACGGTGTCGCGCACGCCATCGACACCCTTATCCTGAGCGGAGTTTCGTAG
- a CDS encoding 3'(2'),5'-bisphosphate nucleotidase CysQ: protein MADALADAVAAIAREAAAMAHARSATDFARSEKIDGSPVCQVDLDVDAMLRARLSALLPDAGWLSEETADAPDRLSRERVWVVDPIDGTRDYIRGRPGWAVSIALVEHGRPTIGVLDAPARGEIWRATAGGGATLNGASIHVGGRVDFPGSRVPTDSLPKVDRDLVAVEKPNSIALRIAMVAADRADLVATLRWGNEWDIAAAVLIAAEAGAAVSDALGAPLRFNKPDPRAFGVLASTPGIHAAAVERLSDRAKVILAA from the coding sequence GTGGCTGACGCCCTCGCGGACGCCGTCGCGGCCATCGCGCGCGAGGCCGCGGCGATGGCGCATGCGCGCTCCGCGACCGACTTCGCGCGATCGGAAAAGATCGACGGCAGCCCGGTGTGCCAGGTCGATCTCGACGTCGACGCGATGCTCCGCGCGCGGCTGTCGGCGCTGCTGCCCGACGCAGGCTGGCTGTCGGAGGAAACCGCCGACGCGCCCGATCGCCTGTCGCGCGAACGCGTGTGGGTGGTCGATCCGATCGATGGCACGCGCGACTATATCCGCGGCCGTCCCGGCTGGGCGGTGTCGATCGCACTGGTCGAACATGGCCGCCCGACGATCGGTGTGCTCGACGCCCCCGCGCGCGGCGAAATCTGGCGCGCGACTGCAGGTGGCGGCGCGACGCTGAACGGCGCGAGTATCCACGTCGGCGGCCGCGTGGACTTCCCCGGTTCACGTGTCCCGACAGACAGTCTGCCCAAAGTCGACCGCGATCTGGTCGCGGTCGAAAAGCCCAACTCGATCGCCTTGCGCATCGCGATGGTCGCCGCCGACCGCGCCGACCTCGTCGCGACGCTTCGCTGGGGCAACGAATGGGACATCGCCGCCGCCGTCCTGATCGCTGCGGAGGCGGGTGCGGCGGTAAGTGACGCTCTCGGCGCACCGCTTAGGTTCAACAAACCCGACCCCCGCGCCTTCGGCGTGCTGGCCAGCACCCCCGGCATCCACGCCGCCGCGGTCGAACGCCTCAGCGACCGCGCGAAGGTGATCTTGGCGGCTTAA
- the gnd gene encoding phosphogluconate dehydrogenase (NAD(+)-dependent, decarboxylating), which produces MKIGIVGLGRMGGNIARRLMRRGHEVVVWDRNAPAVEALGGEGAITADSLDDMRGKLGTPAIWWIMLPAGDPTEQTIQTICKASPAGTIIIDGGNSFWKDDIRRAKELADHGHHYVDVGTSGGVWGLERGYCMMIGGDKETVDLLDPIFDTLAPGVGTIPRTPGRDEHDGEDPRAEKGYIHAGPAGAGHFVKMVHNGIEYGLMQAYAEGFDVLYGRGAPGLPDDQRFDFNLTDVAEVWRRGSVISSWLLDLTAIALAKDQKLEQFSGHVADSGEGRWTIDAAMEQATPVNVLTTALFARYRSRIDDMFGDKLLSAMRYGFGGHVEIPQ; this is translated from the coding sequence ATGAAGATCGGCATCGTCGGCCTCGGCCGGATGGGCGGCAATATCGCGCGGCGGTTGATGCGTCGGGGCCATGAGGTCGTCGTGTGGGACCGCAACGCGCCCGCGGTCGAGGCGCTGGGCGGTGAGGGCGCGATCACCGCGGATTCGCTCGATGACATGCGCGGCAAGCTGGGTACGCCCGCGATCTGGTGGATCATGCTGCCCGCGGGCGATCCGACCGAACAGACGATCCAGACTATCTGCAAGGCCTCGCCCGCGGGCACGATCATCATCGATGGCGGCAACAGTTTTTGGAAGGACGATATCCGCCGCGCGAAGGAACTGGCCGACCACGGGCATCACTATGTCGACGTCGGCACGTCGGGCGGCGTGTGGGGTCTGGAACGCGGTTACTGCATGATGATCGGCGGCGACAAGGAAACGGTCGACCTGCTCGATCCGATCTTCGACACGCTCGCGCCCGGCGTCGGCACGATCCCGCGCACCCCCGGTCGCGACGAGCATGACGGCGAAGATCCGCGCGCGGAAAAGGGCTATATCCACGCCGGTCCCGCAGGCGCGGGGCATTTCGTGAAGATGGTCCACAACGGCATCGAATACGGCCTGATGCAGGCCTATGCCGAGGGGTTCGACGTGCTCTACGGCCGCGGTGCGCCGGGGCTGCCCGACGATCAACGCTTCGATTTCAACCTGACCGACGTGGCCGAAGTCTGGCGGCGCGGCAGCGTGATCTCGTCTTGGCTGCTCGATCTGACCGCGATCGCGCTGGCCAAGGACCAGAAGCTCGAACAATTCTCCGGCCATGTCGCGGATTCGGGTGAGGGCCGCTGGACGATCGACGCCGCGATGGAACAGGCGACGCCGGTCAACGTGCTGACCACCGCGCTGTTCGCGCGCTATCGCAGCCGGATCGACGATATGTTCGGGGACAAATTGCTGTCGGCGATGCGCTACGGCTTCGGCGGTCACGTCGAGATTCCGCAATGA
- a CDS encoding helix-turn-helix transcriptional regulator, which yields MRRHHGLADKLLAAAIEPDRWLGVLSDVAAACRSDHAQIIGFGPDYDVAFNFVSGIDAGALRRFDAIDHGSPLINYRVAASVAAGPHAVLHEAHYAAARSGLVNDAYLDLTRDVDIPHGCQTNLRRDEHNLLGFALLRSARSGPTTAAVRADFAELRDYAVAAAALQVALERQGHHLIAGSFDAMGTACFVLDADLRVRARTVSAEGLLRAGVVRLADGRVALPIAEDQRRLSAAMNAVASGRALAGHVVVPDEVEGGTGGVMTLKLHCLPARDWSMGFAPAAILVVKRSLYPGPIDASVLRDTYRLTAAEAAIALALLMGQPRAQICAARGITRETLRTHLRTLFAKLGVNREADAIHLLHAVLG from the coding sequence GTGAGGCGGCATCATGGCCTGGCGGACAAGTTGCTGGCGGCTGCGATCGAGCCCGATCGGTGGCTGGGCGTGCTGTCCGACGTGGCGGCGGCGTGCCGGTCCGATCATGCGCAGATCATCGGGTTCGGGCCGGATTACGATGTCGCGTTCAACTTCGTCAGCGGGATCGATGCGGGCGCGCTGCGCCGGTTCGACGCGATCGATCACGGATCGCCATTGATCAACTACCGCGTCGCCGCCAGCGTGGCGGCCGGCCCGCACGCGGTGCTGCACGAGGCGCATTACGCCGCGGCGCGGAGCGGGCTGGTCAATGACGCCTATCTCGATCTGACGCGTGATGTGGATATCCCGCACGGCTGCCAGACAAATTTGCGGCGCGACGAGCACAATCTGCTGGGCTTCGCGCTGTTGCGGTCGGCGCGGTCCGGGCCGACCACGGCGGCGGTGCGCGCCGATTTCGCCGAACTGCGCGATTATGCGGTCGCCGCAGCGGCGCTGCAGGTGGCGTTGGAGCGGCAGGGGCACCATCTGATCGCGGGCAGTTTCGACGCGATGGGAACTGCGTGTTTCGTGCTCGACGCCGACCTGAGGGTGCGCGCGCGGACAGTCAGCGCAGAAGGGTTGCTGCGCGCCGGGGTGGTGAGACTGGCGGACGGGCGCGTCGCCTTGCCCATCGCGGAGGATCAGCGGCGGCTGTCGGCGGCGATGAATGCGGTCGCATCGGGCCGCGCGCTGGCTGGGCATGTCGTCGTGCCGGACGAGGTCGAGGGCGGGACCGGCGGGGTGATGACGCTGAAGCTCCACTGCCTGCCCGCGCGCGACTGGAGCATGGGGTTCGCGCCCGCTGCAATCCTGGTGGTGAAACGCTCGCTTTATCCCGGCCCGATCGATGCGAGCGTGCTGCGCGACACGTACCGTCTGACTGCGGCGGAGGCGGCGATCGCGCTGGCGCTGCTGATGGGGCAGCCGCGCGCGCAAATCTGCGCCGCGCGCGGCATCACGCGCGAAACGCTGCGCACGCACCTGCGCACGCTGTTCGCGAAGCTGGGGGTCAATCGCGAGGCGGATGCGATCCACCTGCTCCACGCGGTGCTGGGGTAG
- the rpiA gene encoding ribose-5-phosphate isomerase RpiA, whose protein sequence is MIDDDKRLAAEAAVAEVSDGMLVGLGTGSTAAYAIAALGRRVSEGLGITAVATSIATEAAARAAGIDVVDFARVAAIDLAIDGADEIDARLFAIKGAGGAMLREKAVASAARRMVVIADGSKHVAAIGRAAVPVEVLPFALSFVVAALERLGAIVIVRDGLTDNSNLIADCRFPTLDDPRTLAAQIDAIPGALGHGLFLDEIDAAYIAHDGVVTRVERAGASG, encoded by the coding sequence ATGATCGACGACGACAAACGCCTCGCCGCGGAGGCTGCGGTGGCCGAGGTGAGCGACGGGATGCTGGTCGGGCTCGGCACCGGGTCGACCGCGGCGTACGCGATCGCGGCGCTGGGGCGGCGGGTCTCCGAAGGACTAGGCATCACCGCGGTCGCCACCAGTATTGCGACCGAGGCGGCGGCGCGGGCGGCGGGGATCGACGTCGTCGACTTCGCGCGCGTGGCCGCGATCGACCTGGCGATCGACGGGGCGGACGAGATCGACGCGCGACTCTTCGCGATCAAGGGGGCGGGCGGGGCGATGCTGCGCGAGAAGGCGGTGGCGAGCGCGGCGCGGAGGATGGTGGTGATCGCAGATGGATCGAAGCACGTCGCGGCGATCGGCCGCGCGGCGGTGCCGGTCGAGGTCTTGCCGTTCGCGCTCAGCTTCGTTGTCGCGGCGCTGGAACGGCTTGGTGCGATCGTGATCGTCCGCGATGGCCTGACCGACAACAGTAATCTGATCGCCGATTGCCGTTTCCCCACGCTCGACGATCCCCGAACCCTCGCCGCGCAAATCGACGCAATCCCCGGCGCGCTCGGGCACGGGCTGTTCCTCGACGAGATCGACGCGGCGTACATCGCCCATGATGGTGTCGTTACGCGGGTGGAACGCGCCGGTGCGAGCGGCTAA
- a CDS encoding SDR family NAD(P)-dependent oxidoreductase → MAGFSFDLSGRVALVTGASSGIGRRFALQLAASGAKVVIAARRTALLEELRAAIEAAGGEALAVAMDVADEASTIAAYDAAEAAFGTVDTVVANAGIAHGASSLGMKMEAFDQTVAVNLRGVFLTAREGAKRMIAAGSTETGRGRIVLISSITAHHVSPHTGAYAATKAGVMQMGRSFAKDWALRGVNVNVLCPGYILTDINADLWEHAEGKKLLARFARPRIMSAGALDPMLLYLCSDASAEVTGSVMTIDDGQTL, encoded by the coding sequence GTGGCGGGATTTTCGTTCGATCTGAGCGGGCGTGTTGCGTTGGTGACGGGCGCGTCGTCGGGGATCGGGCGGCGGTTCGCGCTGCAACTGGCGGCGAGCGGGGCGAAGGTGGTGATCGCGGCGCGGCGAACCGCCTTGCTGGAGGAACTGCGCGCCGCGATCGAGGCGGCGGGCGGCGAAGCGCTGGCGGTGGCGATGGACGTGGCGGACGAGGCGTCGACGATCGCGGCGTATGATGCGGCGGAGGCCGCGTTCGGGACGGTCGATACCGTGGTCGCCAATGCCGGGATCGCGCACGGCGCGAGTTCGCTCGGCATGAAAATGGAGGCGTTCGACCAGACGGTCGCGGTGAACCTGCGCGGCGTGTTCCTGACCGCGCGCGAAGGGGCGAAACGGATGATCGCCGCGGGATCAACCGAAACGGGGCGGGGGCGGATCGTGCTGATCTCCTCGATCACCGCGCATCACGTCTCACCGCACACCGGCGCCTATGCCGCGACCAAGGCCGGGGTGATGCAGATGGGCCGCAGCTTCGCCAAGGACTGGGCGCTGCGCGGCGTGAACGTCAACGTCCTTTGCCCGGGCTATATCCTGACCGACATCAACGCCGATCTGTGGGAGCACGCCGAGGGCAAGAAGCTGCTCGCCCGCTTCGCCCGCCCGCGGATCATGAGCGCCGGCGCGCTCGATCCGATGCTGCTGTATCTGTGTTCGGACGCCAGCGCCGAGGTGACGGGGTCGGTGATGACGATCGACGACGGACAGACGTTGTGA
- a CDS encoding HAD-IIB family hydrolase, whose translation MKELVAFDLDGTLAESKQAIKDDMAEALADLLGVVNVAVISGGDWPQFDKQVASRLPARADFTKLWLMPTTGTKLYTHKDGQWSPVYAELFSDEERAKIISAFNESLDATGFQPEQTWGERIEDRGSQITFSALGQQAPIDAKEHWDPDFAKRKVIQADLRGRLPGLSINMGGATSIDITREGVDKAYGLKKLRDASGIALDAMMFVGDAIFPGGNDYPAKELGLDTVRVRDPGDTLAVIATVVACGK comes from the coding sequence ATGAAAGAGTTAGTTGCGTTCGATCTCGACGGAACGCTGGCCGAGAGCAAGCAGGCGATCAAGGACGATATGGCGGAGGCGCTGGCCGACCTGCTGGGCGTGGTGAACGTCGCGGTGATCTCGGGCGGGGACTGGCCGCAGTTCGACAAGCAGGTCGCCAGCCGCCTGCCGGCGCGCGCCGACTTCACGAAACTGTGGCTGATGCCGACGACGGGGACGAAACTGTACACGCACAAGGACGGCCAATGGTCGCCGGTCTATGCCGAATTGTTCAGCGACGAAGAACGCGCGAAGATCATCTCCGCGTTCAACGAGAGTCTCGATGCGACCGGTTTTCAGCCCGAACAGACCTGGGGCGAACGGATCGAGGACCGCGGCAGCCAGATCACCTTCTCCGCGCTCGGCCAGCAGGCCCCGATCGATGCGAAGGAGCATTGGGATCCCGATTTCGCCAAGCGCAAGGTAATCCAGGCCGACCTGCGGGGGCGCCTGCCGGGCCTGTCGATCAACATGGGCGGCGCGACCTCGATCGACATCACGCGCGAGGGCGTGGACAAGGCGTATGGCCTGAAGAAACTGCGCGACGCCAGCGGGATCGCGCTGGACGCGATGATGTTTGTCGGCGACGCGATCTTCCCCGGCGGCAACGATTATCCGGCGAAGGAGCTGGGGCTCGACACGGTCCGCGTGCGCGATCCGGGCGACACGCTGGCGGTGATCGCGACGGTGGTGGCGTGCGGGAAGTGA